From a single Drosophila sulfurigaster albostrigata strain 15112-1811.04 chromosome 3, ASM2355843v2, whole genome shotgun sequence genomic region:
- the LOC133844093 gene encoding uncharacterized protein LOC133844093 has protein sequence MQRRLFVFGILLIWMSYNEAIIFKFTNAVCESYNKSWVVINNCRLRAINRNKTVLNINITFLHPCNDIFVAVQLFKRANGYKPWLFKATVDACQFTRKSYNPTIILIYSLFKEFSNINHTCPYMGDQIIQGFYLRPEILRLPYPTGEYLLEMHWILDNKTTFITNEYFQFTENLL, from the exons ATGCAAAGGAGGCTTTTTGTGTTTGGAATTTTACTCATTTGGATGAGTTACAAT GAAgctattatattcaaatttacaaatgcAGTTTGCGAGTCTTATAACAAATCGTGGGTTGTCATCAACAATTGTCGACTGCGTGCAATTAACCGAAACAAGACGGTgcttaacataaatataacatttctACATCCATGcaatgatatttttgttgccgttCAACTTTTTAAGAGAGCAAATGGCTACAAGCCGTGGCTTTTTAAGGCAACCGTTGATGCCTGTCAATTTACCAGAAAATCATATAATCCAACCATTATTCTAATTTATAGCCTTTTTAAGGAATTTTCCAATATTAATCATACTTGTCCCTACATG GGTGATCAAATAATACAAGGCTTTTATCTACGACCGGAAATATTGCGCTTGCCTTATCCAACTGGGGAATACTTGCTGGAAATGCATTGGATCTTGGACAATAAAACAACTTTTATTACAAAcgaatattttcaatttacagaaaatttgttgtga
- the LOC133846318 gene encoding uncharacterized protein LOC133846318 has product MTAFQPVTNCWIEFQMFKRENGYKPWLMKSSWDACRFLKKAYNPFAIIIYRQFKDFSNLNHSCPYVGDVILEGFYLQPELLGLVLPTGDYLATTTWFIDKKKLLMINGYFKFTEDLL; this is encoded by the exons ATGACAGCATTTCAACCAGTTACAAATTGTTggattgaatttcaaatgttcAAAAGAGAAAATGGTTACAAGCCATGGCTAATGAAGTCATCTTGGGATGCATGTCGATTTTTGAAGAAAGCATATAATCcgtttgcaattattatttatcgcCAGTTCAAGGATTTCTCAAACTTGAATCATTCGTGCCCCTATGTG GGTGATGTAATACTTGAAGGCTTTTACCTTCAGCCTGAATTATTGGGGCTCGTTTTACCAACTGGGGATTATCTAGCTACAACAACTTGGTTTATTGATAAAAAGAAACTGCTTATGATTAACggatattttaaatttacagaAGATTTGTTATAA
- the LOC133840113 gene encoding uncharacterized protein LOC133840113, whose product MLYRMFRDFSNINHTCPYVESVVFKFTNAVCESYNKSWIIINQCRLRAINRNKTVFNLRVTALHPIEKAMVEFQVFKRENGYKPWLVKTSWDACLFLKRAYNPFAIMLYRMFRDFTNINHTCPFVGDLIVKGCYLRPELLGLVLPTGDYLVATSWFTENKKFLIINAHFKFTEDL is encoded by the exons ATGTTATATCGCATGTTCAGGGATTTCTCTAATATCAATCATACGTGCCCCTATGTG GAATCTGtcgtatttaaatttacaaatgcaGTTTGTGAGTCATATAACAAATCGTGGATTATCATAAATCAATGTCGACTACGTGCGATTAATCGGAATAAAACGGTCTTTAATTTGAGAGTGACAGCATTACATCCAATTGAAAAAGCAATGGTTGAATTTCAAGTGTTTAAAAGAGAAAATGGTTATAAACCTTGGCTAGTTAAGACATCTTGGGATGCATGTCTATTCCTCAAGAGAGCATATAATCCGTTTGCTATCATGTTATATCGCATGTTCAGAGATTTCACAAATATTAATCATACATGTCCCTTTGTG GGTGATCTAATAGTTAAAGGATGTTACCTAAGACCAGAGTTATTGGGCCTCGTATTGCCAACTGGGGACTATCTAGTAGCAACATCTTGGTTTACAGAGAATAAGAAATTTCTTATAATTAAcgcacattttaaatttacagaAGATTTGTAA